A region from the Leptospira venezuelensis genome encodes:
- a CDS encoding Lp29 family lipoprotein — MRLLVYLLFFLFLSNACASRYSLTQSGEMGAPTKQLTKKFKIAYLGFNTFKSTKLKNPDGTVDFEALSDPYSRTIKEPIGGSFPIPGENKPNGIRKDLASEKVSKFAKSFLEVTGPTGIKELEKFLEISKTGENYIYSFKNLPYDYYIVGLHYPVFEKTRNVGLNFITIFSSLFSVATLGILPSYEAYAANTKILIYDKNLNLLKELDYDNNYSVWRALWISPNPKECGIGSLSCLGMFSPTLGTNPPMVFEASSPKISADLSDFINTLK; from the coding sequence ATGCGTTTACTGGTATATCTTTTATTCTTTTTATTTTTGTCCAACGCCTGCGCCTCCAGATATTCTCTTACTCAAAGTGGAGAAATGGGAGCTCCCACAAAACAACTCACTAAAAAATTCAAAATCGCTTATTTAGGGTTTAATACATTTAAATCCACAAAATTAAAAAATCCGGATGGAACAGTTGATTTTGAAGCACTTTCAGATCCGTATTCACGTACGATCAAAGAGCCTATCGGAGGTAGTTTTCCTATTCCTGGAGAAAATAAACCAAATGGAATTAGAAAGGATTTAGCATCAGAGAAGGTTTCGAAATTTGCAAAATCTTTCTTAGAGGTAACAGGCCCAACTGGCATCAAAGAACTGGAGAAGTTTTTAGAGATCTCAAAAACTGGGGAAAATTATATATACTCTTTTAAAAATCTTCCTTATGATTATTATATTGTAGGCCTTCATTACCCTGTTTTCGAAAAAACGAGAAATGTTGGTTTGAACTTCATAACTATTTTCTCCAGTTTATTCAGCGTAGCAACATTAGGGATCTTGCCTTCTTATGAAGCGTACGCAGCGAATACAAAAATTTTAATTTATGATAAAAATCTAAACTTGCTTAAAGAACTGGATTACGATAATAATTATTCAGTTTGGAGAGCATTATGGATCTCTCCGAATCCTAAAGAATGTGGGATTGGAAGTTTAAGCTGCCTTGGAATGTTCAGCCCAACATTAGGAACAAACCCGCCTATGGTGTTTGAAGCAAGTTCCCCTAAGATCAGCGCCGATCTTAGTGATTTTATAAATACATTAAAGTAG
- a CDS encoding DUF1577 domain-containing protein, producing MQYFEKNSRALDYIVSKDQKKHVILKYLLDQEVSLKIYPFDQKAVIKKYLEEDEKILIRMPEGWEDTGEKKVSLFKILAKYIEIDCQLLQKAEKDLYLLKVERLAIAKLNRESARVQVSKGKAVITNLITPKTVIEANMFNIPTLIKVNLEDYKNRLKKISTDNIVIEAFKPGLDRKFEIVKRSRKSLLLEDTQNTNSYSESGPDRLDYSKDIDDDIGAIIRKFKDQKIVSELIRPIIYKNHSDQPIPIGYIWIQSKDKKLSSDYLAELGRLSDEVVGRIKESNTIKTTEKFSVLDASPKGLKVKIHDPNLIDTLPKQEGFILDVLFKMQAPLTVSAAIRWWGKDEDGHLTLGLEFKSKSDHPGERDRYIKNLELMQKGAL from the coding sequence ATGCAATATTTTGAAAAAAATTCCAGGGCTTTAGATTATATCGTTTCCAAGGATCAGAAAAAGCACGTAATTCTTAAATATCTACTAGACCAAGAAGTTTCTCTTAAGATCTATCCTTTTGATCAAAAGGCAGTCATTAAAAAGTATCTAGAAGAAGATGAAAAGATCCTGATCCGTATGCCTGAGGGTTGGGAAGACACTGGAGAGAAGAAGGTCTCTTTATTCAAGATACTTGCTAAGTATATCGAAATTGACTGTCAACTCCTTCAAAAAGCGGAGAAGGACCTTTACCTTTTAAAGGTAGAGAGACTAGCTATTGCAAAATTAAATCGAGAAAGTGCAAGGGTTCAGGTCTCAAAAGGTAAAGCTGTCATTACAAATCTGATCACACCAAAAACTGTTATCGAAGCGAATATGTTCAATATTCCTACTTTAATAAAAGTGAATTTAGAAGATTATAAAAACCGCCTGAAGAAGATAAGCACTGATAATATAGTGATCGAGGCATTTAAACCTGGGTTGGATAGAAAATTCGAGATTGTTAAACGATCTCGCAAGTCTTTGTTATTAGAAGATACACAAAATACAAATTCATATTCTGAATCTGGACCGGATCGTTTGGATTATTCTAAAGATATTGACGATGACATCGGTGCCATAATCCGGAAATTTAAGGATCAAAAAATAGTTTCGGAACTCATACGTCCCATCATTTACAAAAACCATTCAGATCAACCAATCCCAATAGGTTATATTTGGATACAAAGTAAGGATAAAAAACTCAGTTCGGATTATTTGGCGGAATTAGGAAGACTCTCCGATGAGGTTGTAGGCAGGATCAAAGAATCCAATACGATCAAGACCACTGAAAAATTCAGCGTCTTGGATGCTTCTCCCAAGGGACTTAAGGTAAAAATACATGATCCGAATTTGATAGATACCTTGCCTAAGCAAGAAGGCTTTATATTAGATGTTCTATTCAAGATGCAGGCACCTTTAACTGTTTCTGCTGCGATTCGTTGGTGGGGAAAAGATGAAGATGGACATTTAACTTTGGGATTGGAGTTTAAGAGTAAGTCGGATCATCCTGGGGAAAGAGATAGATATATTAAGAATTTAGAATTGATGCAAAAGGGCGCTCTTTAG
- a CDS encoding DNA polymerase domain-containing protein, with product MNLQTAKGYLFDVYHAEDIVYLWLKNKEGESKLFLDKFNPIIYARGEADLLKKLVKRLFELDAIVDIPVYENRNLFYENKTVPVLKIIITRPSILPKISRKLFALYGKFEIYHSDLDLPTSYMFQKGLFPLCKMEIDYTEDPGAKRVVNIRTQDSPLEMDYEVPKFKIMHLDLKKSHRIGIENNPLIVRTDTDYHELSGTNPKRLLEKLDILLREEDPDILLTRYGDQVILPYLFYQSQRQGFLPALDRDRTTPIRRNISTKGTSYFTYGNIVFRAPSYPLFGRWHIDSKNSFVYKEADLMGVVELARLSRLPMQKMARASTGKALTYIETDVALRRGYLVPWQKSAVEAPKTALQLLEADKGGLVFQPDISYGKTAENVAQLDFAQMYPSIMAMHNISPECVNCLCCVNDKTVPKAPDIGYRICNKRKGVVSEALEHVLERRAYYKKQSKITSGRLLEDYEAKQASLKWMLVTSFGYLGYRNAKFGRLESHESVNAFGREKLLIAKETAEEFGYEFVHAITDSIFIKHYNSSSLSAAELDSLCLEIQKRTGIRMEVDGIYTWLLFPPSSQDSDMPVANRYMGRFQSGKLKCRGIGARRKDLPHFITRAQSEMLEWMKTKVTIQELKNSEPEILSIYHKYDSIIRQDLISPEDLLLVKSSSRELEEYEVMGATALSMMKLKEFGMDVQAGEKIKYLVLNQKSKTKDRRYMPEEELQLYPNKIKKTGFDKEYYRKMLVGAFREVWAEFASFADFDSLTDPQGRFNF from the coding sequence ATGAACCTCCAAACTGCTAAAGGATATTTGTTCGACGTTTACCATGCGGAGGACATCGTATATCTTTGGCTAAAAAACAAAGAAGGTGAATCTAAACTCTTTTTAGATAAATTTAATCCAATCATATATGCAAGAGGAGAAGCGGATTTACTTAAAAAATTAGTAAAACGCCTTTTCGAGTTAGATGCGATTGTAGATATTCCTGTTTACGAAAACAGAAACCTATTCTACGAAAACAAAACAGTTCCAGTCCTAAAAATTATCATCACCAGACCTTCTATCTTACCTAAAATCAGTCGCAAATTATTTGCTCTGTATGGCAAATTCGAGATCTATCACTCAGATCTAGATCTTCCCACAAGCTATATGTTCCAAAAAGGTCTATTTCCCTTATGCAAAATGGAGATTGATTACACAGAAGATCCCGGGGCAAAAAGGGTCGTGAATATTAGGACTCAAGATTCTCCCTTAGAAATGGATTATGAGGTTCCTAAATTTAAGATCATGCATTTGGACCTCAAAAAAAGCCATAGGATCGGCATAGAAAATAATCCATTGATAGTTCGCACAGACACCGATTACCACGAATTATCCGGAACAAATCCAAAAAGACTATTAGAAAAATTAGATATACTATTAAGGGAAGAAGATCCAGACATTCTTCTAACCAGATATGGGGACCAAGTCATTCTCCCTTATTTGTTCTACCAATCACAAAGGCAGGGATTTCTTCCGGCTTTGGATAGGGATAGGACAACTCCTATCCGAAGAAATATCAGCACCAAGGGAACCAGTTATTTTACTTATGGAAATATAGTATTTCGTGCACCTTCCTATCCATTATTTGGGAGATGGCATATAGATTCTAAAAACAGCTTCGTATATAAAGAAGCGGATCTAATGGGAGTCGTGGAACTCGCAAGGCTTTCCAGGCTTCCTATGCAAAAGATGGCAAGAGCATCTACAGGGAAGGCACTCACTTATATTGAAACAGATGTAGCATTAAGAAGAGGCTATTTAGTTCCTTGGCAGAAAAGTGCGGTAGAAGCTCCAAAAACCGCACTTCAATTATTGGAAGCAGATAAAGGAGGATTAGTTTTTCAACCAGACATTAGCTATGGAAAGACGGCGGAGAATGTTGCACAATTGGATTTTGCTCAGATGTATCCAAGCATCATGGCAATGCATAATATTTCTCCAGAGTGTGTGAATTGTCTATGTTGCGTTAACGACAAGACAGTTCCCAAGGCTCCAGACATAGGATATCGTATATGTAATAAACGTAAAGGAGTTGTATCGGAAGCCTTGGAGCATGTGTTAGAAAGAAGAGCCTATTACAAAAAACAATCAAAGATCACTTCAGGGCGTCTGTTAGAAGATTATGAAGCAAAACAAGCCAGTTTAAAATGGATGTTAGTTACTTCTTTCGGATATTTAGGTTATAGAAATGCGAAATTCGGAAGATTGGAAAGCCATGAAAGTGTAAATGCATTCGGAAGGGAAAAACTTCTAATTGCAAAAGAAACTGCGGAAGAGTTCGGCTATGAATTCGTTCACGCAATTACCGACAGTATATTTATCAAACACTATAATTCTTCTTCTTTAAGTGCAGCCGAGCTGGATTCTTTATGTTTAGAAATACAAAAACGGACAGGGATCCGCATGGAAGTGGATGGGATCTATACTTGGTTACTTTTTCCGCCATCTAGCCAAGATTCTGATATGCCGGTTGCCAACAGATATATGGGAAGATTTCAATCTGGAAAATTGAAATGCAGAGGAATAGGAGCCAGAAGGAAAGATTTACCTCACTTTATAACAAGAGCCCAAAGTGAAATGTTAGAGTGGATGAAAACCAAGGTAACGATCCAAGAACTAAAAAATTCTGAACCAGAAATTTTATCCATATACCATAAATACGATTCTATTATCCGGCAAGATCTAATCTCTCCAGAAGATCTGCTCCTCGTTAAGTCCAGCTCAAGAGAATTAGAAGAATACGAAGTAATGGGAGCCACCGCTCTTTCCATGATGAAATTGAAGGAATTTGGGATGGATGTGCAAGCGGGAGAAAAAATAAAATACTTAGTATTGAACCAAAAATCAAAAACTAAGGATAGAAGGTACATGCCGGAAGAAGAATTACAACTCTATCCGAACAAGATCAAAAAAACAGGTTTTGATAAAGAATATTATAGAAAAATGTTAGTTGGTGCATTCAGGGAAGTTTGGGCAGAATTTGCATCATTTGCCGATTTTGATTCTCTCACAGATCCTCAGGGTAGGTTCAATTTCTAA
- a CDS encoding cupin domain-containing protein, translating into MSDHKMQRGSLNSPNDVVRFGLIKKEEVVLDGVIVHRVTFDVGAKWSKDLKPVAGTESCLLPHVAYVQSGKLHVVMDDGSEDEFGPNDIMLLPPGHDAWSVGDQPCVFIEFSAGGDIYEHNHKH; encoded by the coding sequence ATGTCGGATCATAAAATGCAAAGAGGAAGTTTAAATTCTCCGAACGATGTAGTTCGGTTCGGTTTAATAAAAAAAGAAGAAGTAGTTCTAGACGGTGTGATCGTGCATCGAGTAACATTTGATGTAGGTGCAAAATGGTCAAAAGATCTAAAACCAGTTGCTGGAACAGAAAGTTGCCTGCTCCCCCATGTTGCCTATGTTCAATCCGGTAAATTACATGTGGTAATGGATGATGGAAGCGAAGACGAGTTTGGCCCGAATGATATAATGTTATTGCCTCCCGGACATGATGCCTGGTCTGTAGGAGATCAACCTTGCGTGTTCATAGAATTTTCCGCGGGTGGCGATATTTACGAACATAACCACAAACATTGA
- a CDS encoding Pycsar system effector family protein — protein MESDHFKTVRARSAVDYLFRTVHQHHSQLSQMADQKANILIAASFVILSLSLGYVQRPTYRTGLLTLMVFIVVAASLAILAVMPTFKQKKNGKSNPLFFGHFAPMSEKEFMNKMEEIASEDSSLYEALTRDLYELGRSLYFTKYRYLRWSYRCLLVGVTSSMVLIFLEIKGIL, from the coding sequence ATGGAATCAGATCATTTCAAAACGGTCCGTGCGCGCTCTGCAGTGGATTATCTTTTTAGGACCGTTCACCAACATCATTCTCAACTCAGTCAGATGGCAGATCAGAAGGCCAACATTCTGATCGCTGCATCTTTTGTAATACTTTCACTTTCCTTAGGATATGTTCAAAGACCTACCTATAGAACAGGTTTATTAACCTTGATGGTATTTATCGTAGTTGCGGCGAGCTTAGCTATACTTGCTGTAATGCCCACATTCAAACAGAAAAAGAATGGTAAGTCGAATCCTTTGTTTTTCGGGCATTTTGCTCCTATGAGTGAAAAAGAATTTATGAATAAGATGGAAGAAATCGCTTCGGAAGATTCTTCTTTGTATGAAGCTCTGACTCGAGATCTGTATGAGTTAGGAAGATCCCTCTACTTTACAAAATATAGATATTTGAGATGGAGCTACCGTTGCCTTTTAGTAGGAGTAACTTCTTCCATGGTCTTAATATTCCTGGAAATTAAAGGAATTCTCTAA
- a CDS encoding GNAT family acetyltransferase — protein MKGSEIVLRIANYGDLKTLEKCFSKNSIHSILVDPLAKNLRAHKFYERFGFKFLENRRFGLDDCKVYLLTREDWRRNER, from the coding sequence ATGAAAGGATCTGAGATTGTCCTTCGAATCGCAAACTATGGAGATCTAAAAACCTTAGAAAAATGTTTTTCTAAGAATTCAATTCATTCAATTCTTGTGGACCCGCTTGCTAAAAATCTTAGGGCCCACAAGTTTTACGAAAGATTTGGATTCAAATTTTTAGAAAACCGCAGGTTTGGATTGGATGACTGCAAAGTTTACCTTTTGACCAGGGAAGACTGGAGAAGGAACGAAAGATAA
- a CDS encoding acyltransferase family protein, which yields MKYLFSKNESELPALNGLRALSIFLVIIYHMWDHAEKVHLLNYEYSLTKIVFHNFRTGVDLFFILSGFLIYSGLLEEKKRTNTLNLKMFYLKRTLRIMPAYYICLIITYFQSRNLLNFYQSHPDLAPNGIAGIQKLATTISTSWADFFYISNYFNHRLFLYGWSLSIEEQFYLVIPGLCLLFFFKISDKIRRISLLGLFFVPLIIRIFYMFLGFKEGIVLYHTETRFDTIICGMLIAELFFWKPDFFKLWNSKIPYLLGFGAILFLSFGYLTERAGWGLVFNFTGFHLGYSSLFILSLWEGGIINRFFSLSIFRPFSRISYTMYLWHTPCTAIALGIIFGTKIPESLAWRSFWLTGAFAVIVSFLVCIPIFYVTERPFLLLRDYLIKRMKKKKNEAAVLN from the coding sequence TTGAAATACCTATTCTCCAAAAATGAGTCCGAATTACCCGCTTTAAACGGCCTAAGGGCCTTATCTATCTTCCTAGTAATTATTTATCATATGTGGGACCATGCAGAAAAGGTCCATTTATTAAACTATGAATATTCTTTAACAAAGATCGTTTTCCACAATTTCCGGACAGGTGTAGATTTATTTTTTATCCTCAGCGGGTTTCTTATCTATAGTGGATTATTGGAGGAAAAAAAGAGAACAAACACATTGAATCTAAAGATGTTTTATCTAAAGAGAACTCTTAGGATCATGCCTGCTTATTATATCTGCCTAATTATTACTTATTTTCAGTCCAGGAATCTATTAAATTTTTATCAATCACATCCAGATCTTGCTCCAAATGGTATTGCGGGAATACAAAAATTAGCCACGACGATTTCCACTTCCTGGGCAGATTTTTTTTATATTTCAAATTATTTTAATCATAGACTCTTCCTTTACGGCTGGTCTTTATCCATCGAGGAACAATTCTATTTAGTGATACCTGGTCTATGTCTTTTATTCTTCTTTAAAATCTCTGATAAAATTAGAAGGATCTCACTACTTGGATTATTTTTTGTACCGTTAATCATAAGAATTTTCTATATGTTTTTGGGATTCAAAGAAGGAATCGTGCTCTATCATACCGAAACCAGATTCGATACCATAATTTGTGGAATGCTGATCGCTGAGTTATTTTTTTGGAAACCTGATTTTTTTAAATTATGGAACTCTAAAATTCCTTATTTGTTAGGATTCGGAGCAATCTTATTCTTAAGTTTTGGTTATTTAACGGAACGAGCCGGCTGGGGTTTAGTATTCAATTTTACCGGATTTCATCTAGGATACTCTTCCTTATTCATACTTTCATTATGGGAAGGCGGAATTATCAATCGGTTCTTTAGTCTTTCCATTTTCAGACCTTTTTCAAGGATCAGTTACACAATGTATTTATGGCATACACCTTGTACTGCAATTGCGCTTGGAATTATTTTTGGAACAAAAATTCCAGAAAGTTTAGCCTGGAGATCATTTTGGCTGACTGGGGCTTTTGCGGTCATAGTCTCTTTCTTAGTTTGTATCCCTATATTTTACGTAACTGAAAGACCTTTCTTGCTTCTAAGAGATTATCTAATCAAAAGAATGAAGAAAAAGAAAAACGAAGCAGCGGTTCTGAACTAA
- the glyA gene encoding serine hydroxymethyltransferase encodes MKYLPQQDPEIFKALQAEDQRQEQNLEMIASENFVSRPVLEAYTSTLTNKYAEGYPGKRYYNGCVNADAVETLAIERAKKIFKAEYANVQPHSGAQANMAVFLATMEPGDSFLGMNLAHGGHLTHGSPVNISGKYYKPIPYGVDPKTETIDYDALASLAKEHKPKLIVAGASAYSRTIDFDKFAEIAKSVGAKLMADIAHISGLVATGYHPSPIDSFDYVTTTTHKTLRGPRGGLILSKLENEKVLNSRVFPGIQGGPLMHVIAAKAVAFGEALTPDYKKYIETVLANAKVLAEVFVKRGFRVVSGGTDNHLVLLDVSVKGLTGAKAADGLDEVGVTVNKNAIPFDKNPPAVASGIRLGTPALTTRGLKPADIEKVGNLICDFLDNPDDEKTKEKVKAGVKEITQQFPMTNFRLD; translated from the coding sequence ATGAAATACCTTCCCCAACAAGACCCCGAAATTTTCAAAGCCTTACAAGCAGAAGACCAAAGACAGGAACAAAACCTGGAAATGATCGCTTCTGAAAACTTTGTATCCAGACCAGTTCTGGAAGCTTATACTTCTACGCTTACCAATAAATACGCAGAAGGATACCCTGGAAAAAGATATTATAATGGATGTGTAAACGCTGACGCAGTTGAGACCTTGGCGATAGAAAGAGCCAAAAAGATCTTTAAAGCAGAATATGCAAACGTTCAGCCTCACTCTGGAGCACAGGCAAATATGGCAGTCTTCTTGGCTACCATGGAACCTGGAGATTCTTTCCTAGGAATGAATCTGGCTCACGGAGGACATTTAACTCATGGTTCTCCAGTTAATATCAGCGGAAAATACTATAAACCGATCCCTTACGGTGTGGATCCTAAAACGGAAACGATTGATTATGATGCTCTTGCATCTCTTGCAAAAGAACATAAGCCAAAATTAATCGTAGCAGGTGCTTCCGCATATTCCAGAACAATCGATTTTGATAAGTTTGCTGAAATTGCAAAGTCTGTAGGCGCAAAACTTATGGCGGATATCGCACATATTTCCGGGTTAGTCGCTACAGGATATCACCCTTCTCCAATCGATAGCTTTGATTATGTTACTACCACAACCCATAAAACCCTTAGAGGGCCAAGAGGTGGATTAATTCTTTCTAAATTAGAAAATGAGAAAGTATTAAACTCCAGAGTATTCCCAGGGATCCAGGGTGGACCTTTAATGCATGTAATCGCTGCAAAAGCGGTAGCATTCGGAGAAGCTTTGACTCCTGATTATAAAAAGTATATTGAAACAGTACTTGCAAACGCAAAAGTTTTGGCAGAAGTTTTTGTAAAAAGAGGATTCAGAGTAGTGAGCGGTGGAACAGACAACCATTTAGTTCTACTCGATGTTTCTGTAAAAGGTCTAACCGGTGCAAAAGCGGCTGATGGATTGGACGAAGTGGGAGTTACCGTGAACAAAAACGCGATCCCATTTGACAAAAATCCTCCCGCAGTTGCTTCCGGAATTCGTTTAGGAACTCCTGCGCTAACTACCAGAGGACTCAAGCCTGCTGATATTGAAAAAGTAGGAAATTTGATCTGCGATTTCTTGGACAACCCGGATGACGAAAAAACAAAGGAAAAAGTCAAGGCTGGCGTAAAAGAGATCACCCAACAATTCCCGATGACCAATTTCAGATTGGATTAA
- a CDS encoding lipoate--protein ligase family protein: protein MRTFILDQKSIRTPYYNLALEEALAVQLVSGGYSGGVRFWEGPRSIIMGLSEKPELSAGKENIENFLTEFQNRERPKKPSQKDPVYLARRASGGGTVVHEPGWNLNFSLFVSLETKPELYPVSNSYNIFLGLISSALNKQGLKTKCKGKSDLAMELSPDVWKKISGNAQFRKKNCIVQHGTLILDSRLIPLVSDLLPHPPEEPEYRKGRAHDEFVTSLPASFSPGKFKQDLSLLFADYLGVEILGNETDPSFFRNVRKLADRLFQEKYSNLGYILGE from the coding sequence GTGCGAACTTTTATTCTAGACCAAAAATCCATTAGGACACCTTATTATAATCTAGCTTTGGAAGAAGCGCTAGCAGTCCAACTAGTATCCGGAGGATATTCTGGTGGGGTTCGATTTTGGGAAGGACCCAGGTCCATTATAATGGGTCTCTCTGAAAAACCGGAATTAAGCGCAGGAAAGGAAAACATAGAAAATTTCCTGACAGAATTCCAAAATAGAGAAAGGCCTAAAAAACCCTCCCAAAAAGATCCTGTGTATCTAGCCAGACGAGCGAGCGGCGGCGGGACAGTTGTTCATGAGCCGGGATGGAATTTAAACTTCAGTCTTTTTGTATCCTTGGAAACAAAACCTGAATTGTATCCTGTCTCTAACTCTTATAATATATTTTTAGGCCTGATATCTTCTGCTTTGAACAAACAAGGACTCAAAACAAAATGTAAGGGAAAATCCGACCTGGCAATGGAACTTTCTCCGGATGTATGGAAAAAAATTTCAGGGAATGCTCAGTTCAGAAAGAAGAATTGTATCGTACAACATGGGACCTTGATCCTGGATTCCAGGTTAATTCCATTAGTGTCGGACCTCCTACCCCATCCACCGGAAGAACCCGAATACAGAAAAGGCAGAGCTCATGATGAGTTTGTAACCTCTCTACCTGCCTCATTTTCCCCAGGAAAATTCAAACAAGACCTTTCCCTTTTATTTGCGGATTATCTGGGGGTTGAAATCCTAGGTAACGAGACCGATCCTTCCTTCTTTCGAAACGTTCGCAAGCTGGCAGATCGACTGTTCCAGGAAAAATATTCAAATCTAGGCTATATTCTGGGAGAATGA
- a CDS encoding SGNH/GDSL hydrolase family protein, producing the protein MNIIYFLEKLNLLSLPSKAKGVFNRFSVFVLGMSLFLGVCVQHQDIQSKETGLYKPSFALFGDSISAFWPVEEQFPEFETYKKAYPGRRTSEIQEAARTETRRYRSCMLNGGVNDFLNNFEPTWDEVDATVERQLKTLEILNNHCDYIIVLNVWSVELPWPVKVASMINLEMKEKVTFLPRIDPEDLIHSEMLLDGGHLTEEGYGILSQRVREYLRVTLPEFWLEFL; encoded by the coding sequence ATGAATATAATTTATTTCTTGGAGAAGCTGAACCTTCTTTCTTTACCTTCGAAGGCCAAGGGAGTTTTTAATCGGTTTTCCGTTTTTGTTTTGGGTATGTCTCTTTTTCTTGGAGTATGCGTTCAGCATCAGGATATCCAATCTAAAGAAACTGGATTGTACAAACCAAGCTTTGCCCTTTTTGGGGACAGTATCTCCGCCTTTTGGCCTGTAGAGGAGCAGTTCCCTGAATTTGAAACGTATAAGAAGGCGTATCCGGGTAGAAGGACTAGTGAGATCCAAGAGGCTGCAAGAACCGAAACAAGAAGATATAGATCCTGTATGTTAAATGGCGGCGTAAATGATTTTCTGAATAATTTTGAACCCACTTGGGACGAAGTCGACGCCACTGTTGAACGTCAGCTTAAGACCTTGGAGATATTAAACAACCATTGTGACTATATCATCGTCTTGAATGTGTGGTCTGTAGAACTTCCTTGGCCAGTAAAGGTTGCGTCTATGATCAATTTAGAAATGAAGGAGAAGGTCACCTTCTTGCCTAGAATCGATCCAGAAGATCTGATCCATAGTGAGATGTTATTAGACGGCGGTCACTTGACTGAGGAGGGATACGGAATTCTTTCTCAAAGAGTAAGGGAGTATTTAAGAGTGACCTTGCCTGAGTTCTGGTTGGAGTTCTTATGA
- a CDS encoding rhomboid family intramembrane serine protease yields MASFSSGFGVSTSPLVRKLLILNIAIFGIEFILSLVAPTILLAILGLFGLTPGLVLEKFFGWQLLTYSFFHSPNMLIGFLFEMFAFWMFGSALESHWGTRNFLRYFMFCIFGGGVATVLASLFGFQQGTVLGISAVLYGLITAYALIWPNRELLFWGILPIKAKYLAIIILAVLVFFGLQAGTPIANGLGGFAAGGLYFLYYTKLKYRFGIKFPSFSFSRWRQKRKMVRWQEEMKTREEAKEEVDRLLEKISKEGMNSLNKKEKKFLKEASSKYYRAED; encoded by the coding sequence ATGGCGTCTTTCTCTAGCGGATTCGGTGTCTCAACCTCTCCCCTCGTTCGTAAACTTTTAATCTTAAATATAGCGATTTTTGGGATAGAATTTATCCTAAGCTTGGTGGCCCCTACTATTCTTTTGGCAATCCTTGGACTATTCGGGCTAACTCCTGGCCTAGTCCTAGAAAAGTTTTTCGGCTGGCAATTACTGACTTATAGCTTCTTCCATTCCCCTAATATGCTGATCGGATTCTTATTCGAAATGTTTGCATTTTGGATGTTTGGGTCTGCGTTAGAGTCCCATTGGGGAACCAGGAACTTTTTACGTTATTTTATGTTCTGTATCTTCGGAGGCGGGGTTGCTACGGTTTTAGCGTCTCTGTTCGGATTCCAGCAAGGGACAGTACTCGGAATTTCCGCAGTCCTATACGGGCTAATTACGGCTTACGCATTGATCTGGCCGAATAGAGAGCTGTTGTTTTGGGGAATACTTCCGATCAAAGCAAAGTATCTAGCAATTATCATCCTAGCAGTTTTAGTATTTTTCGGATTACAGGCAGGAACTCCTATCGCGAATGGACTAGGCGGCTTTGCTGCAGGCGGGCTGTACTTCTTATATTATACTAAACTAAAATATAGATTCGGTATTAAATTCCCAAGCTTCTCTTTTTCCAGATGGAGACAAAAAAGAAAAATGGTCCGCTGGCAAGAAGAGATGAAAACAAGAGAAGAGGCAAAAGAAGAAGTGGATCGTCTCTTAGAAAAAATTTCGAAAGAAGGAATGAATTCTCTTAACAAAAAAGAGAAAAAATTCCTGAAAGAAGCTTCCAGTAAGTATTATAGAGCAGAAGATTAA